Proteins from a genomic interval of Pseudomonas anuradhapurensis:
- a CDS encoding alpha/beta fold hydrolase has translation MPARHSSTALPRRFSRTLLACALLPLGLMAANTATAAPQKAQPATSVADDFGPLKHINAGVLDIAYVEQGPADGPVVILLHGWPYDIHSFEHVAPALAAKGYRVLVPYVRGYGQTRFLSAATPRNAQPAALASDVIALMDALHIQRAVLAGFDWGARTADIVSALWPERVKALVSVSGYLISSQEAAKAPLPPSAELQWWYQYYFATARGQAGYEQNRHAFAKLIWQTASPKWAFDDATFERSAKALDNPDQVAITVHNYRWRLGLAQGETRYDPLEARLARFPSIGVPTITLEGDANGAPHPPAEAYAQRFTGKYQYRLISGGIGHNLPQEAPQAFTQAVVDADHL, from the coding sequence ATGCCTGCCCGCCACTCGAGCACTGCCCTGCCACGCCGTTTCAGCCGTACGCTGCTTGCCTGTGCCCTGCTGCCGCTTGGCCTGATGGCGGCGAATACCGCCACGGCTGCGCCACAGAAGGCCCAGCCAGCCACCAGCGTGGCGGATGACTTCGGCCCGCTGAAACACATCAACGCCGGCGTGCTCGACATAGCCTATGTCGAGCAAGGCCCGGCCGACGGCCCGGTGGTGATCCTGTTGCATGGCTGGCCCTACGACATCCACAGCTTCGAACATGTCGCACCTGCCCTCGCCGCCAAAGGCTACCGGGTGTTGGTGCCCTACGTTCGCGGCTATGGCCAGACCCGTTTCCTGTCTGCCGCCACCCCACGCAACGCCCAGCCCGCGGCGCTGGCCAGCGACGTCATCGCGTTGATGGACGCGCTGCACATCCAGCGTGCCGTGCTCGCCGGCTTCGACTGGGGCGCACGCACGGCCGACATCGTCTCGGCACTGTGGCCCGAGCGGGTCAAGGCGCTGGTGTCGGTCAGCGGTTACCTGATCAGCAGCCAGGAAGCCGCCAAGGCCCCCCTGCCCCCCAGCGCCGAACTGCAATGGTGGTACCAGTATTACTTCGCCACTGCACGCGGCCAGGCCGGCTATGAGCAGAACCGCCATGCCTTCGCCAAACTGATCTGGCAAACCGCCTCACCCAAGTGGGCCTTCGACGATGCCACCTTCGAGCGCAGTGCCAAGGCCCTGGACAACCCCGACCAGGTGGCGATCACCGTGCACAACTACCGCTGGCGGTTGGGCCTGGCCCAAGGCGAAACACGCTACGACCCGCTTGAAGCCAGGCTGGCCCGCTTCCCCAGCATTGGCGTGCCGACCATTACCCTGGAGGGCGACGCCAACGGCGCCCCGCATCCACCAGCCGAAGCGTATGCACAGCGCTTTACCGGCAAGTACCAGTACCGACTGATCAGCGGCGGCATTGGCCACAACCTGCCCCAGGAAGCACCGCAGGCGTTCACCCAGGCGGTAGTGGATGCGGATCACCTTTAA
- a CDS encoding LysR family transcriptional regulator: protein MALDMLREIQAFVSVAHKRSFVAAARALGRSPSSVTRAVQALEDNAGSKLLNRNASAVTLTEAGERLLPHAERLLDVQRDAADELAALSGSAQGWIRFAVPQLLGEHVLPQVLAEFSRRHPQVTLDVQYSDGALDPLQGKFDFVVRGAFPQSSELIGYPLWDYQRHLYASPAYLAAAGAPQHPEDLQGHALILHTAPRILKAWHFCRDGQITSLRPRPRLRLDSGDAVYHCTLAGAGIARLAAWVGEAQVRAGRLVRVCPHYRLTSSSGQDPQMHAVYPAGELPARVRDLLAALRRAGMAY from the coding sequence ATGGCATTGGACATGCTGCGGGAAATCCAGGCGTTCGTCAGCGTGGCGCACAAGCGCAGCTTCGTTGCTGCCGCCCGCGCGCTGGGCCGCTCGCCAAGCTCGGTAACACGCGCAGTACAGGCCCTCGAAGACAACGCCGGTAGCAAGCTGCTGAACCGCAACGCCAGCGCCGTTACCCTGACCGAAGCCGGCGAGCGCCTGTTGCCCCACGCCGAGCGCTTGCTGGATGTGCAACGTGACGCCGCCGATGAGCTGGCCGCGCTCAGCGGCAGTGCACAGGGCTGGATCCGCTTCGCCGTGCCCCAGCTGCTGGGTGAACATGTGCTGCCCCAGGTACTGGCCGAGTTTTCCCGCCGCCACCCCCAGGTGACACTGGACGTGCAGTACAGCGACGGGGCGCTCGATCCGCTGCAGGGCAAATTCGACTTCGTGGTGCGCGGCGCCTTTCCGCAATCGAGCGAATTGATCGGTTACCCGCTGTGGGATTACCAGCGCCACCTGTATGCAAGCCCGGCATACCTGGCAGCGGCAGGTGCGCCACAGCACCCCGAGGACCTGCAAGGGCATGCATTGATCCTGCACACCGCCCCACGCATCCTCAAAGCCTGGCACTTTTGCCGTGACGGCCAGATCACCAGCCTGCGGCCCAGGCCGAGGTTGCGCCTGGATTCAGGCGACGCGGTGTATCACTGCACGCTGGCCGGTGCCGGTATCGCCCGCCTGGCCGCCTGGGTCGGCGAAGCGCAGGTCAGGGCTGGGCGCCTGGTGCGGGTATGCCCGCATTACCGCCTGACCTCCAGCAGCGGCCAGGACCCACAGATGCATGCCGTCTACCCTGCCGGAGAACTACCGGCGCGGGTACGAGACTTGCTCGCGGCGCTGCGCCGCGCCGGCATGGCCTATTGA
- a CDS encoding RcnB family protein, with translation MKLHYLLLAALPCLPLAVGAAPSSEESITAPETHNRELKVGDKAPDQYKRDDQALKDWKGKGLPAPEKESHWVRMGDHYVLVQITNGVVLAIQPAR, from the coding sequence ATGAAACTGCACTACCTGCTACTTGCTGCACTGCCCTGCCTGCCCCTGGCCGTCGGTGCCGCGCCATCCAGCGAAGAAAGCATCACCGCCCCGGAAACCCACAACCGCGAACTCAAGGTCGGCGACAAGGCGCCTGACCAGTACAAGCGCGATGACCAGGCCCTGAAGGACTGGAAAGGCAAAGGCCTGCCGGCACCGGAGAAGGAAAGCCACTGGGTGCGCATGGGCGATCACTACGTGCTGGTGCAGATCACCAACGGTGTCGTGCTGGCGATCCAGCCAGCGCGCTGA
- a CDS encoding glycine zipper domain-containing protein, with product MRVTLPSLALGLLLCQGAFAGDGTAAIGGGLGGVLGNVVGQQIGGRTGAAIGAGLGGAAGSAVGASKGNRTEAAIGGGLGSAGGSLLGGAVGGKTGSTVGAGLGGAAGGAIGNHLGDNGGRHHRRHRH from the coding sequence ATGCGTGTGACTCTGCCTTCCCTTGCCCTTGGCCTGCTGCTGTGCCAGGGCGCTTTCGCCGGTGACGGTACTGCCGCCATTGGCGGTGGCCTGGGTGGTGTTCTGGGTAACGTTGTTGGCCAACAGATCGGCGGCCGCACTGGGGCGGCCATTGGCGCCGGCCTCGGCGGCGCAGCCGGCAGTGCGGTAGGCGCAAGCAAAGGCAACCGTACCGAAGCTGCCATCGGCGGTGGCCTGGGCTCGGCTGGCGGTTCGCTGCTGGGCGGCGCGGTGGGCGGCAAGACCGGCTCCACCGTGGGCGCCGGCCTGGGCGGCGCGGCCGGTGGCGCCATCGGCAACCACCTGGGCGACAATGGCGGCAGGCACCACCGCCGTCACCGCCACTGA
- a CDS encoding sorbitol dehydrogenase → MSDPNLQNFIELSAALTGLSADRLAPSVDPINLPPLFFATTQQGMGTAAFSNLLELYVSLKGQPPAQIASAVLGNSDPQIAQGARSIMKLWLLGSWYQPYDQGGAHKGDVSVVSDQAYKQSWAWKIAQSHPMGYSQFHFGYWGEQPPTLKQFTGVDAKEGQQP, encoded by the coding sequence ATGAGCGACCCGAACCTGCAGAATTTCATCGAATTGTCCGCTGCACTCACCGGCCTGTCAGCCGACCGGCTGGCGCCTTCCGTCGACCCGATCAACCTGCCACCGCTGTTCTTCGCCACCACCCAGCAAGGCATGGGCACCGCAGCGTTCAGTAACCTGCTGGAGCTGTACGTCAGCCTCAAGGGCCAACCCCCTGCGCAGATCGCCAGCGCCGTACTCGGCAACTCGGACCCGCAGATTGCCCAAGGCGCGCGCTCGATCATGAAGCTGTGGCTGCTTGGCAGTTGGTACCAGCCGTACGACCAAGGCGGCGCGCACAAGGGTGACGTCAGCGTGGTGTCCGACCAGGCCTACAAGCAAAGCTGGGCGTGGAAGATTGCCCAGTCCCACCCCATGGGCTACAGCCAGTTCCACTTCGGCTACTGGGGCGAGCAACCACCCACCCTCAAGCAGTTCACCGGTGTCGACGCCAAGGAAGGGCAGCAACCATGA
- a CDS encoding sulfite exporter TauE/SafE family protein has protein sequence MMDIAVLSVFAFAAGLIDAAVGGGGLIQIPALFNVLPTAQPAALLGSNKLASVCGTAFAARSFIRKVTLDWGLIVPAALSAFVMSFAGAATVSLVPPSVMRPAVLVLIVLMAIYTFCKKDFGTLHTPAKIGRKEQCLAILIGGAIGFYDGLFGPGTGSFLIFLFIRFFALDFLHASASAKVVNIATNLAALVFFVPSGNVLYAIALPMAACNVLGALTGTWLAVRKGAGFVRGLFLVLLCVLIAKLSWDLLAG, from the coding sequence ATGATGGATATCGCTGTGCTCTCCGTGTTCGCCTTTGCCGCCGGGCTGATCGACGCCGCCGTCGGCGGCGGCGGGCTGATCCAGATTCCGGCCTTGTTCAACGTGTTGCCCACGGCGCAACCGGCGGCACTGCTCGGCAGCAACAAGCTGGCGTCGGTCTGTGGCACGGCCTTCGCGGCCCGTTCGTTCATTCGCAAGGTGACCCTGGACTGGGGCCTGATCGTGCCGGCGGCGCTCAGTGCCTTTGTCATGTCGTTTGCCGGCGCTGCCACGGTGTCGCTGGTGCCACCCAGCGTGATGCGCCCGGCGGTGCTGGTGCTGATCGTGCTGATGGCCATCTACACCTTCTGCAAGAAGGATTTCGGCACCTTGCACACACCGGCGAAGATCGGCCGCAAGGAGCAGTGCCTGGCAATACTGATCGGCGGCGCGATCGGCTTTTACGATGGCCTGTTCGGGCCGGGCACCGGCAGCTTCCTGATCTTCCTGTTCATTCGCTTCTTCGCCTTGGACTTCCTGCACGCCTCGGCGTCGGCCAAGGTGGTCAACATCGCCACCAACCTGGCGGCGCTGGTGTTCTTCGTGCCCTCGGGGAATGTGCTGTACGCCATCGCCCTGCCCATGGCCGCGTGCAACGTCCTTGGCGCGCTGACCGGTACCTGGCTGGCGGTGCGCAAGGGGGCGGGTTTTGTACGCGGGCTGTTCCTGGTGCTGTTGTGCGTGCTGATCGCCAAGCTGTCATGGGACTTGCTGGCCGGCTAG
- a CDS encoding SLC13 family permease codes for MNQELLWVLGLLAIVIVLFVINRPRMDVVALLVILALPLSGILSVEQALAGFSDPNVVLIAALFVIGEGLVRTGIAYRIGEWMSERAGNSEARLLVLLMVAVAGLGSIMSSTGVVAIFIPVVLSIAARLQLSPSRLMMPLAFAGLISGMLSLVATPPNVVVHSELVRHGEAGFSFFSFTPFGLVVLVLGIGYMLLTRHWLNGEVRKDGRVESRRTLLDLVLDYKLNGRERRLRIRPHSPLIGHTLGELELRTRHGANVIGIERQHKFTTRVIAADSASVLQQGDVLLLDLFANHDDLRSLCQSMQLEPLHFKAAYFIDQSQELGMAEVSLPPGSQLIGKSILELAFRTRFDLNVVGLRREQAAIDAQLVEEKLRLGDTLLVVGPWKAVRQLQSRPKDFLVLSLPAEIDLVAPARRRAPQALLSLAVMVGLMVSGALPNVIAALIGCLLMGAGRCIDMNSAYRAIHWQSLVLIVGMLPFAQALQKTGGIDLAVSGLVSLLGGAGPGAILACLFAVTALIGLFISNTATAVLMAPVAVSTAAQLGMSPYPFAMTVALAASAAFMTPVSSPVNTLVLGPGQYRFADFVKVGVPFTLLVMLVTVLMVPWFFGL; via the coding sequence ATGAACCAAGAGCTGCTCTGGGTCCTCGGCCTGCTGGCCATCGTCATCGTCCTGTTCGTCATCAACCGCCCGCGCATGGACGTGGTCGCGCTATTGGTGATCCTCGCCCTGCCGCTGTCGGGCATCCTCAGCGTGGAGCAGGCGCTGGCCGGTTTCAGCGACCCCAACGTGGTGCTGATCGCCGCCCTGTTCGTGATCGGTGAAGGCCTGGTGCGCACCGGCATCGCCTACCGCATCGGCGAGTGGATGAGCGAGCGCGCCGGCAACAGCGAAGCCCGCCTGCTGGTGCTGCTGATGGTGGCCGTGGCGGGGCTGGGGTCGATCATGAGCTCCACTGGCGTGGTGGCGATCTTCATTCCGGTGGTGCTGAGCATCGCCGCGCGCCTGCAGCTTTCGCCCAGCCGGCTGATGATGCCACTGGCCTTCGCCGGCCTGATCAGCGGCATGCTCAGCCTGGTGGCCACGCCGCCCAACGTGGTGGTGCACAGCGAGCTGGTGCGCCATGGCGAAGCAGGCTTCAGCTTTTTCAGCTTTACCCCGTTCGGCCTGGTGGTGCTGGTGCTGGGCATCGGCTACATGCTGCTGACCCGGCATTGGCTGAATGGCGAGGTGCGCAAGGATGGCCGGGTGGAAAGCCGGCGCACCTTGCTCGACCTGGTGCTGGACTACAAGCTCAATGGCCGCGAACGGCGCCTGCGCATCCGCCCGCATTCGCCGCTGATCGGCCATACCCTGGGCGAACTGGAACTGCGTACCCGGCATGGCGCCAACGTGATCGGCATCGAGCGCCAGCACAAGTTCACCACGCGGGTGATCGCTGCCGACTCGGCTAGCGTGCTGCAGCAGGGTGACGTGTTGCTGCTGGACCTGTTTGCCAACCATGACGACCTGCGCAGCCTGTGCCAGTCCATGCAGCTGGAGCCATTGCACTTCAAGGCAGCGTACTTCATCGACCAGTCCCAGGAGCTGGGCATGGCCGAGGTGTCGCTACCACCCGGCTCGCAACTGATTGGCAAGAGCATCCTCGAACTGGCCTTTCGCACCCGTTTCGACCTCAACGTGGTTGGCCTGCGCCGCGAACAGGCGGCGATCGACGCGCAACTGGTGGAAGAGAAGCTGCGCCTGGGTGACACCCTGCTGGTGGTCGGCCCATGGAAGGCGGTGCGCCAGCTGCAAAGCCGGCCCAAGGACTTCCTGGTCCTGAGCCTGCCTGCGGAAATCGACCTGGTCGCGCCCGCGCGCAGGCGCGCACCGCAGGCGCTGCTGAGCCTGGCGGTGATGGTCGGCCTGATGGTCAGCGGCGCGCTACCCAACGTCATCGCCGCGCTGATCGGCTGCCTGCTGATGGGCGCAGGCCGCTGCATCGACATGAACAGCGCCTACCGGGCCATCCACTGGCAAAGCCTGGTACTGATTGTCGGCATGCTGCCCTTTGCCCAGGCGCTGCAGAAAACCGGCGGCATCGACCTGGCCGTAAGCGGGCTGGTCAGCCTACTCGGCGGTGCCGGCCCAGGCGCCATCCTGGCCTGCCTGTTCGCGGTCACCGCGCTGATCGGCCTGTTCATCTCCAACACCGCCACTGCGGTACTGATGGCCCCGGTAGCCGTCAGCACCGCCGCACAGCTGGGCATGTCACCCTACCCGTTCGCCATGACCGTGGCGCTGGCCGCCTCGGCCGCGTTCATGACCCCGGTTTCTTCGCCGGTCAACACACTGGTGCTGGGCCCCGGGCAATACCGCTTTGCCGACTTCGTCAAGGTCGGCGTGCCATTCACGCTACTGGTGATGCTGGTGACCGTATTGATGGTGCCGTGGTTCTTCGGGCTGTGA
- a CDS encoding cysteine hydrolase family protein: MIAFADNTALLLIDLQAGIHHPRLGRRNNPEAELRMGELLAAWRHLARPVVHVRHLSRAVDSVFWPGQSGCEFQPAFTPLASETVFDKHVPDAFANSGLERWLHTRGINQLVIAGVITNNSVESTARSAGNLGFDVAVVEDACFTFDQRDLQGRLWPAEDVHALSLANLALDYARILRTEQVLAGSRLAGGR, from the coding sequence ATGATCGCTTTCGCCGACAACACAGCCCTGCTGCTGATCGACCTTCAGGCGGGCATTCACCACCCACGCCTGGGCCGGCGCAACAACCCGGAAGCCGAACTGCGCATGGGCGAGCTGCTGGCTGCTTGGCGTCACTTGGCGCGCCCGGTGGTTCATGTGCGCCACCTGTCACGCGCGGTGGATTCGGTGTTCTGGCCAGGCCAGTCCGGTTGCGAATTCCAGCCTGCGTTCACGCCACTGGCGAGCGAAACGGTGTTCGACAAGCATGTGCCCGACGCCTTCGCCAACTCCGGGCTGGAGCGCTGGCTGCACACCCGCGGCATCAACCAGCTGGTGATCGCCGGGGTGATAACCAACAACTCCGTGGAGTCCACCGCCCGCTCGGCGGGCAACCTCGGTTTCGACGTGGCGGTGGTCGAAGATGCCTGCTTCACCTTCGACCAGCGCGACCTGCAAGGCCGGCTGTGGCCTGCGGAGGACGTACATGCGCTTTCGCTGGCGAACCTGGCCCTGGATTATGCGCGCATCTTGCGCACCGAACAGGTACTGGCTGGCAGCAGGCTTGCGGGCGGCCGCTGA
- a CDS encoding cytochrome C — MKITLKRLACLGASFTSALAMADAASPPVLSPAIPFDVTATPPFTLDNLQHDFDVLSWQTFVALNWPANADGSANTSVKIGAPGQTVWESWKESYEIFLPKGQKPVAWNQKAPLPAACQGKGDLPVLQQMGKVAGVLDEFIQPFKTGPLVDQSGTYTRNAIMVNQPMFDDIVNNGLYSKEGQQAFLGKADNRIAFACGSQKAQQVGAIMVKSAWKVLDGSDNPADFHAVDALVYTPGNADPNKGALIPESCSAQKVGLVGLHIVHKTSSAPQWVWSSFEHVRNVPEKTTPVNERKGPYLFYNAQASDRPVNEPPTPPWDPSKKATPSQIVREIPLTAATHQLNAQWQSALKGTVWANYQLISTQWPTDPADDCQVPSATNPLGTPAPNFLANATLETYNQGTTPQASSSCMECHNNATTRVTQSPRTSFADFTFLLERAQSTGAKE; from the coding sequence ATGAAAATAACCCTGAAACGGTTGGCGTGCCTGGGTGCAAGCTTTACCAGCGCGCTAGCCATGGCCGATGCGGCCAGCCCCCCGGTGCTGTCACCTGCAATTCCCTTCGACGTCACCGCCACGCCCCCCTTCACCCTGGACAACCTGCAACACGATTTCGACGTGCTGTCGTGGCAGACCTTCGTCGCCCTGAACTGGCCTGCCAATGCCGACGGCAGCGCCAACACCTCGGTGAAGATCGGTGCGCCGGGGCAGACGGTGTGGGAGTCGTGGAAGGAAAGCTACGAGATTTTCCTGCCCAAAGGCCAGAAGCCGGTCGCCTGGAACCAGAAGGCGCCGCTACCCGCCGCCTGCCAAGGCAAGGGGGACCTGCCGGTGCTGCAGCAGATGGGCAAGGTCGCCGGCGTGCTCGACGAGTTCATCCAGCCGTTCAAGACCGGCCCACTGGTCGACCAGAGCGGCACCTACACGCGCAACGCGATCATGGTCAACCAGCCAATGTTCGATGACATCGTCAACAATGGCCTGTACAGCAAGGAAGGCCAGCAAGCGTTCCTCGGCAAGGCCGACAACCGCATCGCCTTCGCCTGCGGCTCGCAAAAGGCCCAGCAGGTCGGCGCGATCATGGTCAAGTCGGCCTGGAAAGTGCTCGACGGCAGCGACAACCCGGCGGATTTTCACGCCGTCGACGCGCTGGTCTACACCCCCGGCAACGCCGACCCGAACAAGGGCGCGTTGATTCCCGAGTCGTGCAGCGCGCAGAAGGTCGGGCTGGTCGGCCTGCACATCGTGCACAAGACCAGCAGTGCCCCGCAGTGGGTATGGTCGAGCTTCGAACACGTGCGCAACGTGCCGGAAAAGACCACGCCGGTCAACGAGCGCAAAGGCCCCTACCTGTTCTACAACGCCCAGGCCAGCGACCGCCCGGTGAACGAGCCGCCCACACCACCGTGGGACCCGTCGAAGAAGGCCACGCCTTCGCAGATCGTGCGGGAAATTCCGCTCACCGCAGCTACCCACCAGCTCAACGCACAATGGCAAAGTGCGCTCAAGGGCACGGTGTGGGCCAACTACCAGTTGATCAGCACCCAGTGGCCGACCGACCCCGCCGATGACTGCCAGGTACCGTCGGCAACCAACCCGCTGGGCACGCCTGCGCCGAACTTCCTGGCGAACGCCACGCTGGAAACCTACAACCAAGGCACCACGCCGCAGGCGTCATCCAGCTGCATGGAGTGCCACAACAACGCGACCACTCGCGTGACCCAGTCACCGCGCACCAGCTTCGCCGATTTCACCTTCCTGCTTGAACGTGCCCAATCCACAGGCGCCAAGGAGTGA
- a CDS encoding class I SAM-dependent methyltransferase, giving the protein MDRSLQLNRASWDERAPLHAASKDYQVERFVQHHDHLSDTVRFDLPLLGDINGLDTVHLQCHIGTDTLSLARLGAKVCGLDYSAASLAEARALAERCAAPIRYVEADVYAASEVLPAGTFDLVYTGIGALCWLPRIEPWARTVAALLKPGGRLFLRDGHPVLMAVNEDHQDRLQLEYPYFEQQAPTVWHSEQTYVDTEQRLTHCETHEWNHGLGEVISALLGQGMQLTALVEHQSIPWEALPGQMAKGNDGEWRLRDRPARLPLSYTLMAIKA; this is encoded by the coding sequence ATGGACCGCTCACTGCAACTCAACCGCGCCAGCTGGGACGAACGCGCGCCGCTGCACGCCGCCTCGAAGGACTACCAAGTCGAACGGTTTGTCCAGCATCACGACCACCTGTCCGATACCGTGCGCTTTGACCTGCCATTGCTCGGCGACATCAACGGGCTTGATACCGTCCACCTGCAGTGCCACATTGGCACCGATACCCTGTCGCTGGCGCGCCTCGGCGCCAAGGTCTGTGGCCTGGACTATTCGGCGGCATCGCTGGCCGAGGCGCGGGCTTTGGCCGAGCGCTGTGCTGCACCAATCAGGTATGTCGAGGCTGACGTCTACGCTGCCAGCGAGGTGTTGCCGGCCGGCACCTTCGATCTGGTCTACACCGGCATAGGTGCGCTCTGCTGGCTGCCGCGCATCGAGCCATGGGCGCGTACCGTCGCTGCGTTGCTGAAACCGGGCGGGCGCCTGTTCCTGCGTGACGGTCACCCGGTGCTGATGGCGGTCAATGAAGACCATCAGGACCGCCTGCAGCTGGAATACCCCTACTTCGAGCAGCAAGCGCCGACGGTCTGGCATAGCGAGCAGACCTACGTCGACACCGAGCAGCGCCTTACCCACTGCGAAACCCACGAATGGAACCACGGCCTGGGCGAAGTCATCAGCGCCTTGCTCGGCCAGGGCATGCAACTGACTGCTCTGGTCGAGCACCAGAGCATTCCGTGGGAGGCGTTGCCGGGGCAGATGGCCAAGGGTAACGATGGCGAGTGGCGCTTGCGTGACCGGCCTGCGCGCCTGCCACTGAGCTATACGCTGATGGCAATCAAAGCCTGA
- a CDS encoding GGDEF domain-containing protein codes for MPVEPMVFPAQSRLLHVVILLALTFALTLGGILARPIESLSLFWPVNAVLAGVLLRFPRQATLAGFALVWLAMVGADLLCGSAWVPALWFNLCNLGMVVTLWLLLSRLPRLHQRMRTPHGVVSVFAACAAGAMVAASMATVMAAPWFEQSLRATWLAWFSEQFSTSVLVLPVLLTAPSARALVRGGAQAIRLAPLLVLLASLALGIAFGGPGAIAFPIAALLWCAWTYSPFLVALLTLTVGSTLIVAVAQNLMHFIVPQSEPGVTTLMSARLGIAMLVLGPLVVACVSQANRSLMARLAHQASIDHLTGVLTRSAFTRRANALLDSRQQHAQALPLTLMMLDIDHFKAINDAHGHAVGDQVLRQFAAALQDQLHDSELFARLGGEEFVVIIPGLAPDRAKFTAERLRRAVQDLHVLQADQRLQITVSIGLAGCAADTPAPTLDELLARADQALYRAKAHGRNRVEQAEAQRQVI; via the coding sequence CTGCCGGTCGAGCCCATGGTTTTTCCAGCCCAATCGCGCCTGTTGCACGTCGTCATCTTGCTTGCCCTGACCTTCGCCCTCACCCTGGGCGGTATCCTGGCCCGCCCGATCGAATCGCTGTCGCTGTTCTGGCCGGTCAATGCGGTACTGGCCGGGGTGCTGCTGCGCTTCCCCCGGCAGGCCACGCTGGCGGGCTTCGCCCTGGTCTGGCTGGCCATGGTTGGCGCCGACCTGCTGTGCGGCAGCGCCTGGGTACCGGCCCTGTGGTTCAACCTGTGCAACCTGGGCATGGTCGTCACGCTGTGGCTGTTGCTCTCGCGTTTGCCACGCCTGCACCAGCGCATGCGTACCCCCCACGGCGTGGTCAGCGTGTTCGCCGCTTGTGCCGCCGGTGCCATGGTAGCGGCCAGCATGGCAACGGTGATGGCTGCCCCCTGGTTCGAACAGTCCTTGCGTGCTACCTGGCTGGCCTGGTTCAGCGAACAGTTCTCTACCAGCGTGCTGGTGCTGCCGGTGCTGCTCACGGCCCCCTCGGCGCGTGCCCTGGTGCGTGGCGGCGCCCAGGCGATCCGCCTGGCGCCGTTGCTGGTACTGCTCGCCTCGCTGGCGCTCGGCATTGCTTTCGGCGGCCCCGGGGCCATTGCGTTCCCGATTGCCGCGCTGTTGTGGTGCGCCTGGACGTATTCACCGTTTCTGGTTGCCCTGCTGACGCTTACCGTGGGCAGCACGCTGATTGTCGCGGTGGCGCAAAACCTCATGCATTTCATCGTGCCGCAGAGCGAGCCGGGCGTGACCACCCTGATGTCTGCGCGCCTGGGCATCGCCATGCTGGTGCTCGGGCCGCTGGTGGTCGCCTGCGTCAGCCAGGCCAACCGCAGCCTCATGGCGCGCCTGGCGCATCAGGCCAGCATCGACCACCTCACCGGCGTGCTCACCCGCAGTGCCTTCACCCGCCGCGCCAATGCCCTGCTGGACAGCCGTCAGCAACACGCCCAGGCGCTACCACTGACGCTGATGATGCTGGATATCGACCACTTCAAGGCGATCAACGATGCCCATGGCCATGCGGTGGGTGACCAGGTGCTGCGCCAGTTCGCCGCTGCCTTGCAAGACCAGCTGCACGATAGCGAACTGTTCGCCCGCCTGGGCGGCGAGGAGTTCGTGGTGATCATTCCGGGCCTGGCGCCCGACCGCGCCAAGTTCACTGCCGAACGCCTGCGCCGCGCGGTGCAGGACCTGCATGTGCTGCAGGCCGACCAGCGCCTGCAGATTACCGTGAGTATTGGCCTGGCCGGTTGTGCCGCCGACACGCCAGCCCCCACCCTGGACGAACTGCTGGCGCGCGCCGACCAGGCGCTGTACCGGGCCAAGGCGCATGGCCGCAACCGCGTGGAGCAAGCCGAGGCCCAGCGCCAGGTGATCTGA